The proteins below come from a single Staphylococcus sp. MI 10-1553 genomic window:
- the istA gene encoding IS21 family transposase, whose amino-acid sequence MKGIKPNYAELGRQYHCDPRTVKKYYEAGKENELKKLKTRKTTKRVSKLEPYKTLIDEKLELGCTAMAIFKYISKKGYEGKYTILREYCKNKKEKEIKKATIRVETRPGIAAQVDWKEDMVMHDKFGKRYQFNIFLYVLHYSKMKYITLTWDRKQDTLFQCLKESFEYTGGVPKEIWFDNMKTVVDRPRTQYRKVVFNTLFHQFSKDANFEPIACRPYRPQTKGSVESLAKFVEQRLRP is encoded by the coding sequence ATGAAAGGCATAAAACCAAATTACGCTGAGCTAGGTAGACAGTATCATTGCGATCCAAGGACAGTCAAAAAATATTACGAGGCTGGGAAAGAAAATGAGTTGAAAAAATTAAAAACAAGGAAAACGACAAAGAGAGTATCAAAATTAGAACCTTATAAAACGCTCATAGACGAAAAATTAGAGTTGGGTTGTACGGCTATGGCGATTTTTAAATATATTTCTAAAAAAGGATATGAAGGCAAGTATACGATTCTTAGAGAATATTGTAAGAATAAGAAAGAGAAGGAAATTAAAAAAGCAACTATACGGGTAGAAACACGCCCTGGTATAGCTGCTCAAGTAGACTGGAAAGAAGATATGGTCATGCATGATAAATTTGGCAAACGTTATCAATTCAATATCTTTCTTTACGTTCTACACTATTCAAAAATGAAGTATATCACATTAACTTGGGATAGAAAACAAGATACACTATTTCAATGTTTGAAAGAATCATTTGAGTACACCGGGGGCGTTCCTAAGGAGATATGGTTTGATAATATGAAAACGGTCGTTGATCGTCCTAGAACGCAATATAGAAAAGTTGTATTTAACACCCTTTTCCATCAATTTAGTAAAGATGCAAACTTTGAACCCATCGCGTGTAGGCCTTATAGACCACAAACCAAGGGCTCTGTTGAATCTTTAGCTAAATTTGTGGAACAGCGTTTAAGGCCCTAA
- the abc-f gene encoding ribosomal protection-like ABC-F family protein, producing MNILNASNITKSYTEETLFDHIKLTLNTGDKVGIVGRNGEGKTTLLKLLSGKEKPSTGVVSWKKNIRIGYLNQTPHYEENTKVYQCLKSVFQELNAVSEQLEELEDRMGKEIDNIDMLMTRYGELQAYYDENGGYKIDAEIRRVAHGLNITHLLEAVWRDLSGGERTKVGIAQILIQQTELLLLDEPTNHLDFKAIEWLTNYIKNYKGAAVIISHDRYFLDESVNQIIEIDQKQLHFYNGNYSYFVEEREKRLLNEFEAYQTQQKKIKKMKASIQRLRMWASQANPPNASLYRQAKNMEKALNRIERLERPTKEAQKMKIQLQEGTRVSNRVVEMKNVTKRYDDVLYENVSMLVRRGEHVAIIGDNGTGKSTLLKMILGMVSSDNGMIKIPDNLKIGYLSQHEFENNHNETILNVFREKVDVTEGQARYILANFMFYGEDVFKRVKDLSGGEKVRLRWAQIINSNYNLLVLDEPTNHLDIDAKETIEEALLDYEGTMITVSHDRYFLNKLFNITYLLKDKKLERFEGHYDYVKEKCLM from the coding sequence ATGAATATATTAAATGCATCGAATATAACAAAAAGTTATACGGAAGAAACGTTATTTGATCATATCAAGCTCACACTTAATACAGGTGATAAAGTAGGTATAGTAGGGCGTAATGGAGAAGGAAAAACAACTTTATTGAAATTACTTTCGGGTAAAGAAAAGCCTTCAACTGGTGTGGTGAGTTGGAAGAAAAATATCAGAATAGGCTACTTAAACCAAACGCCGCATTATGAAGAGAATACAAAGGTATATCAATGCTTAAAATCTGTATTTCAGGAGTTAAATGCGGTATCGGAACAACTTGAGGAATTAGAAGATAGAATGGGTAAAGAAATAGACAATATCGATATGTTAATGACACGGTATGGAGAATTGCAGGCTTACTACGATGAAAATGGCGGATACAAGATAGATGCCGAAATACGTCGAGTTGCCCATGGTTTAAATATAACGCACTTATTAGAGGCTGTTTGGAGAGATTTGTCAGGAGGAGAACGGACAAAAGTGGGAATTGCACAAATCTTAATCCAACAGACAGAGTTGTTATTATTAGATGAACCAACAAACCATCTTGATTTTAAAGCAATTGAATGGTTAACAAACTATATTAAAAATTACAAAGGTGCAGCGGTTATTATTTCACATGATCGTTATTTTTTAGATGAATCGGTTAATCAAATTATAGAAATAGATCAAAAGCAGCTACACTTTTATAATGGTAATTATTCATATTTTGTTGAAGAAAGAGAGAAGCGACTCTTAAATGAGTTTGAAGCTTACCAAACACAACAAAAGAAAATCAAAAAAATGAAAGCGTCCATCCAACGATTAAGAATGTGGGCGAGCCAAGCGAATCCACCAAATGCATCGCTGTATCGTCAGGCCAAAAATATGGAAAAAGCTTTAAATCGAATTGAGCGTTTAGAAAGACCGACGAAAGAAGCACAAAAAATGAAAATTCAATTACAAGAAGGAACACGTGTTTCCAATAGAGTGGTCGAAATGAAAAATGTCACTAAAAGATATGATGATGTATTATATGAAAACGTCAGTATGTTGGTGAGAAGAGGCGAACATGTTGCAATTATAGGAGACAATGGCACAGGAAAATCTACGTTATTAAAAATGATTTTAGGAATGGTTTCAAGCGATAACGGTATGATTAAAATACCAGATAATTTAAAAATAGGATATTTATCACAACATGAATTTGAAAACAATCATAATGAGACGATATTGAATGTATTTCGTGAAAAAGTCGATGTAACTGAAGGTCAAGCTAGATATATATTAGCGAATTTTATGTTTTATGGAGAAGATGTCTTTAAAAGAGTCAAAGATTTAAGTGGTGGTGAAAAAGTGCGACTAAGATGGGCACAAATTATAAATTCTAACTATAATTTACTTGTATTAGATGAACCGACCAACCATTTAGATATAGATGCAAAAGAAACAATAGAAGAGGCTTTGTTAGATTATGAAGGGACTATGATTACAGTTTCACATGATCGTTACTTTCTCAATAAGCTATTTAATATCACCTATTTATTAAAAGACAAAAAGTTAGAAAGGTTTGAGGGGCATTATGACTATGTTAAAGAAAAATGTTTAATGTAA
- the istB gene encoding IS21-like element helper ATPase IstB — MYTDHQKLLENFQQLNLKMIKDYYPKYLESLSKNQKSLTEILLELTEKEVEYQAEQKFKRAIQLARFPKIKYLSDFDFTFQPSINKQEVLTLKSMHFLEKRINICFLGNSGVGKTHLAISLGVEACKQNIKTRFYTFKELIERLTTSEKKRIINKTLKQLNRIELLIIDEIGYTPISKEQADLFYQLMSLRYEMKSTIITTNIPFSSWGDSFSNKIVSAAIIDRLIHHSKIFKITGDSYRLKDYKSEKSLNIRHS, encoded by the coding sequence ATGTATACAGACCATCAAAAGCTATTAGAAAACTTTCAACAGCTCAATCTAAAAATGATTAAAGACTATTATCCGAAGTATTTAGAATCACTATCCAAGAATCAAAAATCTTTAACTGAAATTTTACTTGAGTTGACGGAAAAGGAAGTAGAATATCAAGCTGAACAAAAATTTAAACGTGCTATTCAGTTAGCACGTTTCCCTAAGATTAAATATTTAAGTGACTTTGATTTTACGTTTCAACCAAGTATTAATAAACAAGAAGTACTTACATTAAAATCCATGCATTTTCTAGAGAAGCGTATCAATATATGCTTCTTAGGTAATAGTGGTGTCGGTAAGACACATCTAGCAATATCGTTAGGCGTAGAAGCTTGTAAACAAAATATCAAAACTCGATTCTATACTTTTAAAGAATTAATTGAACGCTTAACCACATCAGAGAAGAAAAGAATCATCAATAAAACTTTAAAACAATTAAACAGAATTGAACTGCTTATCATTGATGAGATAGGCTATACACCCATCTCAAAAGAACAGGCGGATCTCTTCTATCAATTGATGTCACTCAGATATGAAATGAAATCCACAATCATAACGACGAATATCCCCTTTTCTAGTTGGGGGGATTCATTTAGTAACAAGATAGTGTCAGCAGCCATTATTGATAGGCTCATTCATCATTCAAAAATATTTAAAATTACAGGGGATTCCTACCGACTTAAAGACTATAAAAGTGAAAAAAGTTTAAACATACGTCATTCTTAA
- the budA gene encoding acetolactate decarboxylase, protein MGDTLYQHGTLGTLMAGLLEGTATIQDILEQGDAGLGTLAGSDGEVIFIDGQAFHANAQNEFTQLSGEELTPFATITHFQAHHTFNATNQSTQHVLEHVRTKMRSQNAFSAVKITGTFRHMHVRMMPRQTPPYRRLIESAQQQPEYTRSNISGTLIGFYTPELFHGIGAGGFHIHFVDDARTFGGHVLDFHIEAANIEIQDFETLTQHFPINHHSFTEAEIDYEDINEEIREAE, encoded by the coding sequence ATGGGAGACACACTCTATCAACATGGTACACTGGGCACACTCATGGCAGGCTTATTAGAAGGGACTGCAACGATTCAAGACATTCTCGAACAAGGTGATGCTGGTTTAGGAACGTTAGCTGGGTCGGATGGTGAAGTCATTTTTATAGACGGTCAAGCATTTCACGCCAATGCGCAAAACGAATTCACGCAACTCAGCGGAGAAGAACTGACCCCTTTCGCGACAATCACACATTTCCAGGCACATCATACGTTTAATGCGACAAATCAATCCACGCAACATGTATTAGAGCATGTCCGTACAAAAATGCGCAGTCAAAATGCCTTTTCAGCAGTCAAAATCACTGGAACATTTCGACATATGCATGTGAGAATGATGCCAAGACAAACACCCCCATACCGTCGCTTGATTGAGTCAGCACAACAACAACCCGAATATACACGATCAAATATTTCAGGTACACTCATTGGCTTTTATACACCAGAACTGTTTCATGGCATTGGCGCAGGTGGCTTTCATATTCACTTTGTCGATGATGCACGGACATTCGGTGGACACGTGTTAGATTTTCACATTGAAGCAGCTAATATAGAAATTCAAGATTTTGAGACGCTGACGCAACATTTTCCAATAAACCACCATTCGTTCACAGAGGCTGAAATTGATTATGAGGATATTAATGAAGAGATTAGAGAAGCTGAGTAA
- a CDS encoding NAD-dependent epimerase/dehydratase family protein, translated as MKRIMITGALGQIGTELVAKCREIYGNENVLATDIREPEADSIVAAGPFEILDVTDADKMVQLVESFKPDTLMHMAALLSATCEQNPLLAWNLNMGGLVNALEAAREYNLQFFTPSSIGAFGPDTPKKNTAQVTIQRPNTMYGVNKVSGELLCDYYFTKFGVDTRSVRFPGLISYVKEPGGGTTDYAVDIYFQAVREGKYTSYIQKDTYMDMMFMDDAIDAIIQLMEADGGKLIHRNAYNLSAMSLEPEMIKEAIQVHIPDFELTYDVDPARQDIAESWPDSIDTSCARGEWGFNPQYDLEKMTVRMLEGIREKESHKA; from the coding sequence ATGAAAAGAATTATGATTACCGGTGCGTTAGGGCAAATTGGAACGGAATTGGTTGCGAAATGTCGTGAAATCTACGGGAATGAAAATGTGTTAGCAACAGATATTCGTGAACCAGAAGCGGATTCCATTGTGGCAGCGGGACCATTTGAAATTCTTGATGTCACAGACGCTGACAAAATGGTTCAATTAGTGGAATCATTTAAACCAGACACGTTGATGCACATGGCGGCATTGTTATCAGCGACGTGTGAACAAAATCCACTACTCGCATGGAACTTGAACATGGGTGGTTTAGTGAATGCGTTAGAAGCAGCCCGTGAATACAACTTACAATTTTTCACGCCAAGTTCAATCGGGGCATTCGGTCCAGACACGCCTAAGAAAAATACAGCGCAAGTGACGATTCAACGTCCAAATACAATGTATGGTGTCAACAAAGTATCTGGTGAATTGTTATGTGACTATTACTTTACTAAGTTTGGTGTAGATACTCGTAGCGTGCGTTTCCCAGGGCTCATTTCATACGTTAAAGAGCCTGGTGGTGGCACGACGGATTATGCGGTCGATATTTATTTCCAAGCAGTGAGAGAAGGGAAATATACGAGCTATATTCAAAAAGACACGTATATGGATATGATGTTTATGGACGATGCGATTGACGCAATTATTCAATTAATGGAAGCAGACGGTGGCAAACTTATCCATCGTAATGCCTATAACTTGAGTGCAATGAGTCTTGAACCTGAAATGATTAAAGAAGCGATTCAAGTACATATTCCAGACTTTGAATTAACCTATGATGTTGATCCAGCCCGTCAAGATATTGCGGAAAGTTGGCCAGATAGTATTGATACGAGTTGTGCACGTGGAGAATGGGGCTTTAATCCACAGTATGACTTAGAAAAAATGACAGTCCGTATGCTTGAAGGTATTCGTGAAAAAGAAAGTCATAAAGCATAA
- a CDS encoding amidohydrolase has translation MTDWFQLAYDKEQKMVQTRRYLHQHPELSFQETKTHVYILQRLQQLNFEIDEKVGRNGIIARITGEESGPTIALRADFDALPIEDLKEVPYRSQVPGVMHACGHDGHTTILLTVAELLHAHQSQLKGTVVLIFQYGEEVMPGGAQEMIADNALMGVDKIYGNHLWSGYPTGTIHTRPGPMMAQPDEFNITIHGKGGHGAKPHETIDPIVILAEFILSAQKIVSRTLDPVKQAVISFGKIEAGEADNVIPDTATCRGTVRTFETDVQAHIYHKMDLLLQGLALANDVTYTFDYIKGYLPVYNHEASVNIVKNAAHALNFRYQESDLMMVGEDFSFYLKSRPGAFFLTGCGNAQKGTDWPHHSPHFDIDEDAMKYAVSTFMKILEFEGLFKD, from the coding sequence GTGACGGATTGGTTCCAATTGGCTTATGACAAAGAACAGAAGATGGTTCAAACACGACGCTATCTTCATCAACATCCTGAATTGTCATTTCAAGAAACAAAAACACATGTCTATATTTTGCAACGACTTCAACAATTGAATTTTGAAATTGACGAAAAAGTGGGACGCAACGGCATTATTGCACGAATAACAGGAGAGGAATCAGGTCCAACGATTGCATTACGCGCGGATTTTGATGCACTACCGATTGAAGATTTAAAAGAGGTGCCTTATCGTTCTCAAGTCCCTGGTGTGATGCATGCGTGTGGTCATGACGGCCATACAACGATTCTATTGACTGTCGCTGAATTACTACATGCGCATCAGTCTCAATTAAAAGGAACAGTCGTCTTAATTTTCCAATATGGTGAAGAAGTGATGCCTGGCGGTGCGCAAGAAATGATTGCAGACAACGCCTTAATGGGTGTCGATAAAATATACGGCAATCATTTATGGAGCGGTTATCCGACTGGGACGATTCACACACGACCGGGTCCAATGATGGCACAACCAGACGAATTTAACATTACCATTCACGGTAAAGGAGGGCACGGGGCTAAACCACACGAAACGATTGATCCGATTGTCATCCTTGCAGAGTTTATTTTAAGCGCACAAAAAATCGTTTCTCGTACGTTAGACCCTGTCAAACAAGCTGTGATTTCATTTGGTAAAATTGAAGCCGGTGAAGCTGATAATGTGATTCCAGACACAGCGACTTGTCGTGGCACCGTGCGCACTTTCGAAACAGATGTCCAAGCGCATATTTACCACAAGATGGATTTGTTACTCCAAGGACTCGCGCTGGCTAACGACGTCACTTATACGTTTGACTACATTAAAGGCTATTTACCTGTTTACAACCACGAAGCATCAGTAAACATCGTTAAAAATGCGGCTCATGCGCTAAACTTCCGATATCAAGAGTCCGATTTAATGATGGTCGGTGAAGACTTTTCATTTTATTTAAAATCGAGACCTGGCGCATTTTTCTTAACTGGCTGTGGCAACGCTCAAAAAGGCACTGATTGGCCACATCACAGTCCACATTTTGATATTGACGAAGATGCCATGAAATACGCCGTGAGCACATTTATGAAGATTTTAGAATTTGAAGGCCTATTCAAAGATTAA
- a CDS encoding MDR family MFS transporter, protein MIWKNLSVTLKVRLISNFFQELITSAFLPFIALYLSDMANPKFAGIFLTLLVVANFPVSIIGGYLIETFPKKKAVLIYQFVMAIMLLLMGIMILNGSSYIIFFSICYAIYNIVWGVQYPAMDTIIMDAITPDVERYIYKIDYWLTNLALAFGALMGGILYHNNKSTLFFIAFLIFILVFLSLLRWLPKETHVAEKRSLSMHPFNVLKSYEQVFKDRRFMVMTLGFSIMMMGELSASSYIAIRLKAEFNTISVAFFNIDGVKLYSLLMVVNTIVVITCTYFVTKIIFKLSVKKSLILGLIFYVIGYASMTYLNEFYSLILLMFIATIGEIIYSPILDEQRFKIIPENKRGTYSAFNALGFNLSELIARLGIILGVYLSSIGMGIYMFIFLSIGAFFIYLSIYGNFKLQTPSQNKVESIE, encoded by the coding sequence ATGATTTGGAAAAATTTAAGTGTAACTTTAAAAGTAAGATTGATAAGTAACTTTTTTCAAGAACTCATCACGAGTGCTTTTTTACCTTTTATCGCTCTATATTTAAGTGATATGGCGAATCCCAAATTTGCTGGCATCTTTCTCACATTACTTGTGGTTGCCAATTTTCCAGTGTCTATTATTGGCGGTTATTTGATAGAGACTTTTCCTAAAAAGAAAGCTGTCTTAATCTATCAATTCGTCATGGCCATCATGCTGCTTTTGATGGGGATAATGATATTAAATGGCTCTTCATATATTATATTCTTTAGCATTTGTTATGCGATTTATAATATTGTGTGGGGGGTTCAATATCCCGCAATGGATACCATTATTATGGATGCAATCACACCTGATGTTGAAAGGTACATTTATAAAATTGATTATTGGTTGACGAATCTTGCATTAGCATTTGGTGCTTTAATGGGGGGGATACTTTATCACAATAACAAATCGACACTTTTCTTTATTGCATTTTTGATTTTTATACTTGTATTTCTTTCTTTATTAAGATGGCTCCCCAAAGAGACCCATGTGGCTGAAAAACGATCACTTTCAATGCACCCTTTCAATGTTTTAAAAAGTTATGAACAGGTATTCAAAGATCGGCGTTTTATGGTGATGACCTTAGGGTTTAGTATTATGATGATGGGCGAACTATCCGCGTCTTCGTATATTGCTATTCGTTTAAAAGCAGAATTTAATACTATATCGGTTGCTTTTTTTAATATAGACGGCGTTAAATTGTATTCTCTTCTTATGGTTGTGAATACAATCGTTGTAATTACATGCACATATTTCGTGACAAAAATTATTTTCAAACTCTCAGTCAAAAAATCATTAATACTTGGTCTCATATTTTACGTCATCGGCTATGCGAGTATGACCTATTTAAACGAGTTTTATTCACTCATTTTATTGATGTTTATAGCTACCATTGGAGAAATCATTTATTCCCCAATTTTAGATGAGCAGCGCTTCAAAATCATTCCAGAAAATAAAAGAGGCACATATTCTGCTTTTAACGCATTAGGTTTTAATTTGTCAGAACTCATTGCACGATTAGGGATTATATTAGGTGTTTACCTCTCCTCTATAGGCATGGGCATCTATATGTTCATTTTTCTAAGTATCGGTGCTTTTTTCATCTATCTTTCAATATATGGGAACTTTAAACTTCAAACCCCTTCTCAAAATAAAGTTGAGTCCATAGAGTAA
- a CDS encoding Mu transposase domain-containing protein, producing the protein MSQATDCYPIDLFNSEEKHLLNPFNMQLLDTYVEDECIRIVSKESMVNFRKGKYSVPTKFIGEEVQLIFNELTDELSIYFDAELIRTHHLSEKKFNYVTEDMCEILKSDVLKHKDDQEILSYIEDSLLKYDEV; encoded by the coding sequence ATGTCCCAAGCAACTGACTGCTATCCCATTGATTTATTCAATTCTGAAGAAAAACATCTATTGAACCCGTTTAATATGCAGTTATTAGACACCTATGTCGAAGATGAATGCATTCGAATCGTTTCTAAAGAGTCGATGGTTAATTTTAGAAAAGGTAAATATTCAGTACCTACAAAATTCATTGGAGAGGAGGTTCAATTAATCTTTAATGAATTGACTGACGAGTTATCAATCTACTTTGATGCCGAGTTAATTAGAACGCATCATTTATCGGAAAAGAAATTCAATTATGTTACCGAAGATATGTGTGAGATCTTGAAGTCTGATGTACTCAAGCATAAAGACGATCAAGAAATTCTTAGTTATATCGAAGATTCATTATTAAAATATGACGAGGTATAG
- a CDS encoding glycine C-acetyltransferase, translating to MVQQLNDFLDENLNHLKENGLYNEIDTVEGANGPEIQINGKKYINLSSNNYLGLATNEDLKTAAKNAIDTHGVGAGAVRSINGTLDLHDELEATLAEFKGTEAAVAYQSGFNCNMAAISSVMNKNDAILSDELNHASIIDGCRLSKAKIIRVNHSDMEDLRQKAKEAVESGQYNKVMYITDGVFSMDGDVAKLPEIVEICEQYGIMVYVDDAHGSGVMGKGAGTVKHFGLQDKVDFQIGTLSKAIGVVGGYVAGSQKLIDWLKAQSRPFLFSTSLAPGDTKAITEAVKKLMASTELHDRLWENANYLKEGLSRLGFDTGQSETPITPVIIGDEKKTQQFSKRLMEEGIYVKSIVFPTVPRGTGRVRNMPTAAHTTEMLDQALEVYARVGKELGIIE from the coding sequence GTGGTACAACAATTAAACGACTTTCTTGATGAAAATTTGAACCATTTAAAAGAAAATGGGCTGTATAACGAAATTGATACAGTTGAAGGTGCGAATGGGCCAGAAATTCAAATTAATGGCAAGAAATATATCAATTTGTCTTCAAACAACTATTTAGGTTTAGCGACAAATGAAGATTTAAAAACGGCAGCAAAAAATGCGATTGATACACATGGTGTCGGTGCTGGTGCAGTACGTTCAATCAACGGTACATTAGACTTACATGATGAGTTAGAAGCGACATTAGCTGAGTTCAAAGGGACAGAAGCAGCTGTCGCATATCAATCCGGCTTTAACTGTAACATGGCAGCTATTTCATCAGTTATGAATAAAAATGATGCGATTTTATCTGATGAATTGAACCATGCGTCAATTATTGATGGTTGTCGTTTGTCAAAAGCGAAAATTATTCGTGTGAACCATTCAGATATGGAGGATTTGCGTCAAAAAGCGAAAGAAGCTGTAGAATCAGGTCAATACAATAAAGTGATGTACATTACTGACGGTGTATTCAGTATGGATGGCGACGTTGCAAAATTACCTGAAATCGTCGAAATTTGTGAACAATATGGCATTATGGTGTATGTTGACGATGCACACGGTTCAGGTGTTATGGGGAAAGGTGCTGGTACGGTTAAACACTTTGGCTTACAAGATAAAGTTGACTTCCAAATCGGTACATTATCAAAAGCGATCGGTGTCGTCGGGGGTTACGTTGCCGGTTCACAAAAATTGATTGATTGGTTAAAAGCGCAATCACGTCCATTCTTATTCTCAACTTCATTAGCGCCTGGAGATACAAAGGCGATTACTGAAGCAGTGAAAAAGTTAATGGCTTCAACAGAATTGCATGATCGTTTATGGGAAAATGCGAATTATTTAAAAGAGGGCTTGTCACGTCTAGGCTTTGATACAGGTCAATCTGAAACACCGATTACACCTGTCATTATTGGGGATGAAAAGAAAACACAACAATTCAGTAAACGTTTGATGGAAGAAGGCATTTACGTGAAATCGATTGTGTTCCCAACAGTTCCTCGTGGTACAGGTCGTGTCCGCAACATGCCGACTGCTGCACATACAACAGAAATGCTAGATCAAGCATTAGAAGTGTACGCGCGCGTAGGTAAAGAACTCGGCATTATTGAGTAG
- the abc-f gene encoding ribosomal protection-like ABC-F family protein, which translates to MNILNASNVSKSYLDELLFDNIKLTINTGDIIGLVGRNGEGKTTLLKILSGIESPTTGDVSWKKGLEISYLEQSPNYEDNKTIYQCLKSAFTELNAISDKLRKLESKMSEPTEDIDSVISYYGELQSYFEERGGYEIDSQIRKVVHGLNIEYLLEMNWGDLSGGERTKIGIAQSLIKPTGLLLLDEPTNHLDLKSIEWLCSYIESYNGAVVVVSHDRYFLDKTVNKIIEIDQKKIHFYTGNYSNYVEEREKRLLVEFEAYQTQQKKIKKMKEAIKKLRIWASQAKPPNAAMYRRAKSMEKALNRIKRLEKPILESNKMKVELEEGKRVSNRVVEIEEGIKKYDNLLFESVNMLIRRGEHIAIIGDNGVGKSTLLKIILGMIPLDGGKIKTANNLKVGYLSQHEFEDVKNDETVIEVFREKVKVTESQARHILAGFMFYGNEVFKKVNSLSGGEKIRLRWAQLVHSEYNLLVLDEPTNHLDIESKETIEDALLDFEGTIIAVSHDVYFINKLFNVTYLLKNKKLKRFEGNYTYINKKGEL; encoded by the coding sequence ATGAATATATTAAATGCATCTAATGTTTCTAAAAGTTATTTGGATGAGCTTCTATTCGATAATATAAAATTAACAATTAACACAGGTGATATTATAGGTTTGGTTGGTCGCAATGGAGAAGGAAAAACAACATTATTAAAAATTTTATCAGGTATAGAAAGTCCTACAACAGGTGATGTTAGTTGGAAGAAAGGGTTAGAAATTAGCTATTTAGAACAATCGCCTAATTATGAAGATAATAAAACGATTTATCAGTGTTTAAAGTCGGCTTTTACTGAGTTAAATGCCATATCAGATAAATTAAGAAAGTTAGAGTCAAAAATGAGTGAACCTACAGAAGATATTGATAGTGTAATTTCCTATTATGGAGAATTACAATCTTACTTTGAGGAAAGAGGTGGTTATGAAATAGATTCTCAAATCAGAAAAGTTGTACACGGATTAAATATAGAATATTTACTTGAAATGAATTGGGGTGACTTATCAGGGGGTGAACGTACAAAAATTGGCATCGCTCAATCATTGATTAAACCAACCGGACTGCTACTTTTAGATGAACCCACAAACCATCTTGATTTAAAATCTATAGAATGGTTGTGTAGTTACATAGAAAGTTATAATGGCGCTGTAGTCGTTGTTTCTCATGATCGCTATTTTTTAGATAAAACAGTAAATAAAATTATAGAAATTGATCAGAAAAAGATTCATTTTTATACAGGGAATTATTCTAACTATGTTGAAGAAAGAGAAAAAAGACTATTGGTGGAGTTTGAGGCTTATCAAACACAGCAGAAAAAAATCAAAAAAATGAAAGAGGCAATTAAAAAATTGAGAATTTGGGCAAGCCAAGCCAAACCACCTAATGCTGCAATGTATCGCCGTGCGAAAAGTATGGAGAAAGCTTTAAATCGTATAAAAAGATTAGAAAAACCTATACTAGAGTCTAATAAAATGAAAGTAGAGCTCGAAGAAGGGAAACGAGTTTCTAATAGAGTTGTCGAAATTGAAGAGGGAATAAAAAAATATGATAATTTATTATTTGAAAGTGTAAACATGCTAATTAGAAGGGGTGAACACATAGCAATTATAGGTGATAATGGTGTCGGAAAATCTACATTGTTAAAAATTATTTTAGGCATGATTCCATTAGATGGTGGTAAGATAAAAACTGCTAATAATTTAAAAGTGGGTTATCTATCACAGCATGAATTTGAGGATGTTAAGAACGATGAAACCGTTATCGAAGTTTTTAGGGAAAAAGTAAAAGTAACTGAGAGTCAGGCGAGACATATTTTAGCAGGCTTCATGTTTTATGGGAATGAAGTTTTTAAAAAAGTTAATTCCTTAAGTGGAGGAGAGAAAATACGATTAAGGTGGGCACAACTAGTTCATTCAGAATATAATTTACTTGTTTTAGATGAACCTACTAATCACTTAGATATAGAATCAAAGGAAACGATAGAAGATGCGTTATTAGATTTTGAAGGGACCATTATTGCTGTCTCACATGATGTATATTTTATAAACAAGTTATTTAATGTAACATATTTATTGAAAAATAAGAAATTAAAAAGATTTGAAGGGAATTATACTTATATCAATAAAAAAGGAGAATTATAA